A region of the Pseudomonadota bacterium genome:
GACCTACAAGCTCGATGTCACGGTGATACCGACGAACAAGCCGATGATCCGGGCGGACCACGATGATCTCGTGTACAAGACGGAGCGCGAGAAATTCAAGGCCGTGGTCGAGGAGATCAGCGACTGCCAGTCGCGCGGCCAACCCGTTCTGGTAGGCACGACGAGCGTCGAAAAGTCGGACGCGCTGTCACGGATGCTCACCCGGCGCGAGATCGCCCACCAGGTGCTCAACGCCAAGCAGCACGAAAGGGAGGCCTACGTCGTGGCGCAGGCGGGCCGCAAAGGCGCGGTCACGGTAGCGACCAACATGGCCGGGCGCGGCACGGACATCGTGCTTGGTGGAAACCCCGAGATGCTCGGGCGGATGGAGGCCATGCAGTCTGCCACCGAAGAGCTGCTGGCGGATCGCGAGGCCTTCGACGCTGCGGTGCGCGGGGCCACCGAACGCTACGTGGAGGACTGCGAAAAGCAGAAGGCGGAGATCCTGGAGGCGGGTGGCCTGCACATCGTGGGCACAGAGCGTCACGAGTCGCGCCGCATCGATAACCAGCTCCGCGGTCGCAGCGGGCGCCAGGGCGATCCGGGGAGCTCGCGTTTCTATCTTTCGCTCGAAGACGACTTGATGCGGATCTTCGCCGGTGATCGGATGCAGGGCTTCATGGACCGCCTCGGCATGGAGGAGGACGTGCCCATAGAGCACCGCTGGGTGACCAAGGCGGTCGAGAACGCTCAGACCAAGGTGGAGGAGCGCAACTTCGATATCCGCAAGCACTTGCTGGAGTACGACGACGTAATGAACCAGCAGCGCAAGAGCGTCTATTCGCTGCGCCGCCAGGTTCTCATGGGGCAGTACCGCAGCGTTCCCAGCGAGGACGAACGCAAGAAGGGGATCGAGCCGCGACCGCTGGTGAAGGGTGCCGACGCGAAGGTGAGCAGCGAAGTCCAACCCATACTCAGCGACATGGTGAAGGCCTACGCTGCGTCGCCGCCCCCCGACGCGGCCACGCCGGAGCAGCGCGAAGCCTGGCAGCGTGAAGTCATGCAGCGCAGCATCGAGAGCTTCAGCAAGCTGGAGGCACGGGCGCTCGAGCAGCAGGTTTACGTTACGTTTGGCTGCCAAAGCGATCTCGAAAGCTACGCTTCCAACCCCAAAGGCGCGCTCGAGTTTCTGGGCAAGCAAGTGCCGCTGTCGATGACCGAGCAGCGGGAGCGTCTTCTGGATCTGAACGACGAGCTGATCGGCACCATGGTCGAGCACGCCTGTCCACCCAAGGCCCATTTCGAGGACTGGGACATCAGCGGCCTGCAGCGCGCCTACGAAGACCAGTTCGGCATTCCCGCAACGGGCCTGGAGAAGCACGCCGATCCCGGCGATCTGGCGGCAAAGCTCTACGAGGATGTGGAGGCGGTGCTCAAGAAGAAGGAGGCCGAGGTCGGGCAGCTGCTCTACTTGCGCCTCTTCCGCAACTTCTACCTGCAGGAGATCGACAATCGCTGGCTCGAGCACCTGCAGGACATGGATCACCTTCGCGATGGGATCGGCCTGCGCGGCTACGGACAGCGTGATCCCAAAAAGGAGTATCAGAAGGAAGGATACGACCTGTTCTTGCAGATGGTGCAGAGCGTCAAGGCGTCGGTGGCTCACAACATGTCGCACTTCGTGGTCGAGCGTGAGGACGAGATCGAGCGCGATGTCGAGCGGCTCGAGGAACAGCGGCGCCGGAAGGCCGAGGCCCAGCAGCAACGCATCCGAATGAGCCACGCATCCCAGAGGGAAGGTTCCGACGCGGGCGCGGCGCGCGGCAAGAGGGCACGCGGAGCCGGACGCGGGCCGGCAGCCGGCAAGCCGGCCACCGTGCGCCGAGACCAGCCCAAGCTCGGCCGAAACGAGCCGTGCTGGTGCGGCAGCGGCAAGAAGTACAAGCAGTGCCATCTGCGTTCGGATCAGGACGGACCTGCGGTCGGCGCGGGTGGCTGAAACGCCGGCCGGTGAAGGGATGCAGGGCGCCAACAAGCAGGGCGCCAACAAGCAGGGCGCCAACAAGCAGGACGCCAAGATGCAGGGCGCCGAGATGCAGGGCGCCGGGATGCAGGGCGCCAGGGAGCAGGGCGCCGACCCGGCACCGACCCGGGCCGGGATCACGCTGGGCTTCGCGGCCGGGACCCTCGAGATCCGTGGCGTGGCGCGCGAGGCAGACACGTTGCCCGAGTGCTGTTTGTGGGACGCGCGCGCCGCCTGTTTTCGTGCCCCGGCCGCGACATACGCGGCCGTGGTGCGCCACCTTTCGCGGGCGGGCCTCGCCTTCGAAGATCACGCGCGCGCCTACGCCTGTCTCGAGTCGGCCCTGTGCGTTCATCGCACCCCCAGGCCGTACCAGAAGGATGCGCTGCAGGCCTGGCAAAGCCAGCAAGGCCGCGGCGTGATCGTGCTCCCGACCGGTGCCGGCAAGACTCAGGTTGGCGTGATGGCGATCGACGCTACCCGCCGCTCCACGCTCGTCGTTGCCCCGACCCTGGACCTGGTGCGTCAATGGTACGATGTCGTTCGCACGGCGTTTGCGAGCAAGGTCGGTGTGATTGGCGGGGGCGAGTACACGCTCGAGCCGCTCACGGTCACGACCTACGACTCGGCCTATCTGCACATGGAGCACATCGGTGCGCGTTTCGGCTTGATCGTGTTCGACGAGTGTCACCACCTTCCGGGCGCCACCTATGCGCTCGCGGCGCGCCTGTCCCTGGCTCCCTACCGGCTGGGTTTGACCGCGACCCCCGAGCGCGGGGACGGTCGCGAAGCCGAGCTGGACGAGCTGATAGGGCCGGTCGCGTACCGGCGTGACATCGTGGAGCTGTCCGGCAGCTACCTCGCGCAGTACGAAACCGAGCGCATCGGGGTGGAGCTTGCGCCCTTGGAACGGGCCGAGTACGAACGCGAGCGTCGCATCTACCTTGCGTTCCTGCGGGCGCAGGGCATTCGCATGGGCACCAAGACCGGTTGGTCTGACTTCGTGATGCGGGCGGCACGCAGCGAGGAAGGGCAGCGTGCGATGACGGCCTATCGCCGGCAGCGCGAGCTCGCCTTCACGGCGCCCGCAAAGCTCGAGTACGTCGAGCACCTGCTGCGCCTGCACCGGCACGATCGTTCGCTGCTCTTCACCCAGGACAACGCCACCGCCTACGCCCTGTCGCGGCGTTTCTTGATTCCAGCCATCACCCACCAGACCAAGGTCAGCGAGCGCAGCCAGATCCTCGATGGCCTCAGGGATGGCACCTACCACGCGGTGGTCACCTCGAAGGTGCTCAACGAGGGCGTGGATGTACCGTCGGCGAACGTCGCCATCGTGGTTTCCGGAAGCGGCTCGGTGCGCGAGCACGTGCAGCGGCTGGGGCGCATCCTGCGCAAGCAGGACAACAAGCACGCGCTGCTCTACGAGCTCGTGACGCTCGAGACCAGCGAGGGCAACACGAGCGAGCGGCGCAGGGAGCACGTTGCTTACCGCTGATCTCGTGCG
Encoded here:
- a CDS encoding DEAD/DEAH box helicase family protein, which codes for MAETPAGEGMQGANKQGANKQGANKQDAKMQGAEMQGAGMQGAREQGADPAPTRAGITLGFAAGTLEIRGVAREADTLPECCLWDARAACFRAPAATYAAVVRHLSRAGLAFEDHARAYACLESALCVHRTPRPYQKDALQAWQSQQGRGVIVLPTGAGKTQVGVMAIDATRRSTLVVAPTLDLVRQWYDVVRTAFASKVGVIGGGEYTLEPLTVTTYDSAYLHMEHIGARFGLIVFDECHHLPGATYALAARLSLAPYRLGLTATPERGDGREAELDELIGPVAYRRDIVELSGSYLAQYETERIGVELAPLERAEYERERRIYLAFLRAQGIRMGTKTGWSDFVMRAARSEEGQRAMTAYRRQRELAFTAPAKLEYVEHLLRLHRHDRSLLFTQDNATAYALSRRFLIPAITHQTKVSERSQILDGLRDGTYHAVVTSKVLNEGVDVPSANVAIVVSGSGSVREHVQRLGRILRKQDNKHALLYELVTLETSEGNTSERRREHVAYR
- the secA gene encoding preprotein translocase subunit SecA; translation: MFGPVLKKVLGTKHEREVKRMRPVVEAINAQEPAIKKLSDADLRAKTAEFRARLERGATLDDLLIDAFAVCREAGVRALGMRHYDVQLVGGMVLHHGKIAEMKTGEGKTLVATLACYLNALEGKGVHVVTVNDYLARRDAEWMGKLHGFLGLRTGVILNAQYDSDKKRAYEADITYGQNNEFGFDYLRDNMKFSIYDYVQRDLNYAIVDEVDSILIDEARTPLIISGRGRTASDKYVKINEIVPRLRKDEHFTVDEKNHSVTLTEEGIEVAQKELQKRSLTEAENLYDPVNLETLHILQQLLRAHALYKRDQQYMVSEDGKVLIIDEFTGRVLAGRRWSDGLHQAVEAKENVPIQEENATLATISFQNLFRLYRKLAGMTGTADTEATEFHKTYKLDVTVIPTNKPMIRADHDDLVYKTEREKFKAVVEEISDCQSRGQPVLVGTTSVEKSDALSRMLTRREIAHQVLNAKQHEREAYVVAQAGRKGAVTVATNMAGRGTDIVLGGNPEMLGRMEAMQSATEELLADREAFDAAVRGATERYVEDCEKQKAEILEAGGLHIVGTERHESRRIDNQLRGRSGRQGDPGSSRFYLSLEDDLMRIFAGDRMQGFMDRLGMEEDVPIEHRWVTKAVENAQTKVEERNFDIRKHLLEYDDVMNQQRKSVYSLRRQVLMGQYRSVPSEDERKKGIEPRPLVKGADAKVSSEVQPILSDMVKAYAASPPPDAATPEQREAWQREVMQRSIESFSKLEARALEQQVYVTFGCQSDLESYASNPKGALEFLGKQVPLSMTEQRERLLDLNDELIGTMVEHACPPKAHFEDWDISGLQRAYEDQFGIPATGLEKHADPGDLAAKLYEDVEAVLKKKEAEVGQLLYLRLFRNFYLQEIDNRWLEHLQDMDHLRDGIGLRGYGQRDPKKEYQKEGYDLFLQMVQSVKASVAHNMSHFVVEREDEIERDVERLEEQRRRKAEAQQQRIRMSHASQREGSDAGAARGKRARGAGRGPAAGKPATVRRDQPKLGRNEPCWCGSGKKYKQCHLRSDQDGPAVGAGG